AGCGTCTCCACACCGCGGAGCGCCTCCAGCGCGCTGTGCGCCTGACCGGCCACGTGGAAGCCCGGCACCTTCTCGACGTAGGCGGCGTTGACCCGCGCGACCCGCGTGTCGTCGTCCACGACCAGGACCTCGATCATCGGGCCTCCTCCTCGGTGGCGGTGGCGGTGGCGGTGGCGGTGCTCATGGGAGCGGGGGTGGCGGGCGCGGTGAGGGCCGGTTCCGGGTCGGCCCCGGTCAGCGCCTCGGGCAGGACGACGACGAACTCCGCGCCCCCGCCGTACGCCGTCTCGACGGTCGCGCTGCCGCCCTGCCGCTCGGCCAGCCTGCGGACCAGCGACAGCCCGATACCGCGCTGCCGGTGCGCCGGTCGCTCCTTGGTCGACCATCCCGCCGTGAACACCGACTCGCGGTGTTCCGCCGGGACGCCGGGCCCCGTGTCGCGCACCGTGAGCGTGACGGCGCGCCCCTGCGCCCGCAACTCGACCTCCACCCGCGCGTGCGGCGATCCCGCGGCGGCGTCGAGCGCGTTGTCGACCAGGTTGCCGACCACGGTCACGAGCCCCCTCGGGTCGACCAGGCGGTCCGGCAGCCGCGTACGGTCCGACACCCACAGGGCGACTCCCCGTTCCGCCGCGACGGTCGCCTTGCCGACCAGCAGGGCGGCCAGCAGCGGGTCCTGGATCCGCTCGGTGATCTGCTCCGCCGTCACCCGGTGATCGGCGACCACCTCGCCGACGAACTCCACGGCGTCGTCGTACATCTCGAGTTCGAGCAGCCCGAGCAGGGTGTGCATGCGGTTGGCGTGCTCGTGGTCCTGCGCGCGCAGGGCGTCGATCAGGCCGCGCGTCGAGTCCAGTTCCCGGCCGAGCTGCTCCAGCTCGGTGCGGTCCCGCAGCGTGGCCACGGCACCGCCGTCGTCGGTCGGCATCCGGTTGGCGACCAGTACCCGCTGACCGCGAACGGTGAGCAGGTCGGTGCCGGTCACCCGGCCGGCCAGGACATCGGCCGTACGGCCCGGGCCGAGCGCCTCCTCGGGGGAGCGGCCGACGGCCTCGGCGCCGACGCCCAGCAGGCGCTGCGCCTCGTCGTTGAGCAGCCGGACCAGGCCGCCGCGGTCCAGGGCGACGACCCCCTCCCGGATGCCGTGCAGCATGGCCTCGCGCTCCGCGAGCAGCCCCGCGATGTCCGAGAAGGCCAGGTCCCGGGTCTGCCGCTGCACCCGGCGTGAGATGAGCCAGGCGGCCAGCGCGCCGACGGCCAGTGCGCCCCCGGCGTACGCGAACAGGCCGGGAATGGCGTGGACCAGTCGCGCGCGGACGCTGTCGTAGGCGATGCCGACCGACACCGCGCCGACGACGGAACCGTCGCCGGCGCGCAGCGGCACCTTGCCGCGCGCGGAACGCCCCAGGGTGCCGTCGTCGATCTCCATGACCTCGCGGCCCGCCAGCGCCTGCCCCGGGTCGGTGGAGACGACCTCGCCGATCCGCTCCGGGTCGGTGTGCGACCAGCGCACGCCCTGCCGGTCCATCACGACGACGTACTCCGCCTTCGTGGCCTTCCGGATGCGCTCCGTCTCCCGCTGCACCGGGCCGTCCGGAGCCGGGCGCGTGGTCCGCAGCTCCTCGGCCACCCGCGGCTGCTGCGCCGTGGTCTGCGCGATCGCGAGCGCCCGGCGCATCGCCTGGTCGTCCAGTTGGTCGCCGAGCGGCGCCAGGAACAACCCGGTCGCGAGTACGGCGACTCCCGCGGCGATCGCCAGCTGCATCAGCAGCACCTGGGAGAAGACCCGCCGCGGCAGGCCGAGGCGCAGGCGGCGTGCGGGGGGAGTGGAGCTCATACCCATGACGGTACGTGGGAGGCGGCGGCATGCCGTAGAGGGGTGTGGCGCGGATCTCCTGATCGTCGCCGCCGGCGGAGGGCGGGCCGGGTGCGCGCCGAGGCGCCGCTCAGCCGGCGAGCGCCGCCGTCACCGACAGTTCCCGTACCGCCGTGACCTCCATGCGCGCCGGCGATCCCAGCACCGACGCCCCGCAGCTTTCCGGACGCGGGGGCGCCGACGGTCCGTGGTCGACGGTGACCCGCCAGTGCCGTCCGTCGCCGTGGGCCAGGGTCACCTCCCAGCCCGGCGCGGCTCCCTCCGTCCGAACGACGCGCAGGGCCCCGGCCGTGTCCTCGCCGAGGGCCGCGCGCACGGCCAGCTCGGCCGCCTGCCCGGGCCGCTCCCAGGCGGAGTTCCCCCGGCATCCTGCGGTCACGATCCGGCCCTCCCGGGCGCCGCCGATGATCTCTTCGACGGTGTGGGCCCGGACCCGCCCGTAGACGTATCCGTGGGGCAGCACGAGCACCGTCGGGGAGAAGCGGTGACCGCCCAGGTGGGTGACCTCCCAGACGTCACCCGCCCCGGAGGCGGCCAGCTCGGCGGCCAGTGGCCGGCCGAGGAGCGCGCAGCACCGGTCGCGCTTGCCGTTGGTGCACACCAGGGCCAGCGGCTCCCCGCGGTGCGGGCCGCCGCCGAGGGCCGAGTCGAAGGACCGGGCGTCGCCCCTGCCGAGGGCGGCGAGATCGAGGTCGAGCAGCCGACGGGGGTCCGTGAGTGTGGTGGCGTGCAGCCACACGTTTCCCGGCACGGTGTGGGCCGCGTACACCCGGCGCGCGTCCGGGGTGCCGCGGTCGGCGTGGCGTCCGGGCCGACGGATGAGGGCGACGCGCACGCCCGTGCCCTTCGCCGCGGCTTCCAGGGCGCGTCCGAGCGCGGGATCCAGGTGGCTCGCCGTGAGCGCCTTGGCACCCCACGGGCCGGGCTGTTCGAGCAGCAACCAGGTCCTCGCCACGGGCGCGGTGCCGGCGACGGGCTCGTCGAGGTCCCGGGAGACGGTTGAGCACGTACTCACAGAGGTGAGCCTAACCTGACTTCGCTCTCGGCGACTTCCAGCCGCGCCTGAGGATTGCTCCGGTCGTGGCCGTGGCGGCACGGAGCCCGGGCGGCGCCTCGCCGCCACCGGCGCCGGCCGGGACCGGCACGTGCGAGAGGCCTGGTGCCGTTCGGGCGCCAGGCCTGGTCGGAGGAGCGTCGAGCGAGGACGGGGTGCCGGACTGCTCGCCGGTGAGGTGCCCGGCGCGGGTGACGTGGACGCGGCCGGAGACGTGGATGGCGACGTCAGGCGTCGGGGATGTCCGCCTTGGCGCGGATCAGGGTTTCCCGGCTCACGACGACGATGCGTTCGTAGTCGGCGCGGGCGGCGTCGGCGGGTAGCTCCCGTTCCAGCGCCTCGGTGGCCTCGGTGCCGATGACGGCGAAGTTGCCGTCACTCAGTTCGAACACGTCGGGGCAGGTGGATCCGGAGGAACTGCCACGGGCGCTGGGAGGCACACCGATGCGGCGCACGATCTTCAAAGGTACCGGTCCTTATGAACAATCAGTCTGGACAGAGTGGCGGAGAACACACGCTACTGGTGTGTGAGAGGCCTCTGTGACCGCATGGCCGAAAAGACACCCCGAGGTGCCTCCTTGCCGTCGGTGTGTTGACCCGTTCGCCGGAACCGCCCGGCCTCAGTCGGTCGGCGGGGTGCCGACGACCCACCATTCGTCCGTGTCCGCCTCGTCGAGATCCTGGACGAGACCGTCGGCCATGCGGCCCACGCGTGCCTCCTCCGAGGTCTCGCTGAGGGAGGCGCGCATGTGCCGCGACGCCTCCCAGTACTCGCGGAACACCGGGCTCTGGAAGAACTCGCGCAGGGCCGCGTAGAGCTCCTCACGGTCCAGGAGCCCGGCCCGGTAGACGTGGTAGAGGTTCACGTACCAGGCGTTGGCGTAGAAGAACTGGCGGCGCCTCGCCGCTGGGATGTCCTTGTCGTACGTGTCGATGACCTCGGCCAGGGACGGGTCGTCGATCGCCCTCGTCAGCAACTCCCAGTGCATGCGCTGCTGATGCGCCAGGGACTCGCGCCGGATCGCCAGCTCCTCCAGCTCCAGCCGTCGCTCGTGCAGTCGGGCCTTCTCCAGCCGCCGCCGGTGTGCGGCGAGCGTCAACCCTGCCGTGGCGACCAGAGCACCGGTCGCCGCGGAGCCGAACCTCCCCGTGATGTTTTTCCGTGTGGCCATGTCAACCCCCGAATCAGGCGGCCCCGCCGCCGGTCGTCGAGTGCGGGTCGGCTGACGGGGACCGGCGAGCTGGGCGGCGCTTGCCGCCTCCAGAGTGCCGAGCGGCGCTGATCGGCGGGGAGGCGGAGAGGAGGCGCACGGAGGGAAGCGAGGGTCGCACGGTCCGGCGCCTTGTCCAACGTCTGCCCCGCGAGCGCTGCTAACAATCGTTCACTCCGCGCCGACCGCGGCGGCTCGTATCCTGATCAGGCAATTCCGTACGTGGGTGTACGCGCTGCCGCGGGCCGGCGTACGCGTGGGTGAGAGAGAGGTCGCACGGTGGGGCAGCGCCCGACTCCGCAGCAGATTCCGGTCGTCGTACTCGCCGGATTCCTCGGCTCCGGAAAGACCACCCTCCTCAACCACCTCCTCCACCGCAGTGGAGGCAGCCGTATCGGTGCCATCGTCAACGACTTCGGCTCGATCGAGATCGACGCGATGGCGGTCGCCGGCGCACTCGGCGACTCGACCGTCTCGCTCGGCAACGGGTGCCTGTGCTGCGCCGTCGACGCCAGTGACCTGGACGGGTACCTGGAGCGGCTCGCCCGCCCGGGCGCCGGCATCGACGTCATCGTCATCGAGGCCAGTGGTCTGGCCGAGCCGCAGGAACTCGTGCGCATGCTCCTCGCCAGCGAGCAGCCCGGCGTCGTCTACGGCGGGCTCGTCGAGGTCGTCGACGCCGCCGAGTTCGACGCCACGCGCGTCAGGCATCCCGAGATCGACAGGCACCTGGCGCTCGCCGACCTGATCGTGGTCAACAAGACCGACCGGGCTCCGGACGCCGAGCGGGTGATCGCCCTCGTCCGTTCGCTCGGCGACCGCGCCGCCGTCGTGCCCGCGACGTACGGCCGCATCGACCCCGAGTTCCTCTACGACTGCCGGCCCGGCGAGGAACGGGTGGGGCAGCTGTCCTTCGACGACCTGCACGACCACTCGGGAGGCGGCGCCCACGCCGAGCACCTGCACGCCGCCTACGACACCCTGTCGTTCGCCTCCGGCGTTCCCCTCGACCCGCGCCGCCTCATGACGTTCCTCGACAGCCGGCCCGAGGGCCTGTACCGGATCAAGGGCTACGTCGACTTCGGCCCGTACGACACGCGGAACAGGTACGCCGTCCATGCCGTCGGGCGCTTCCTGCGGTTCCACCCGGAGCCCTGGCCGGCCGCCGAGGCCCGTCGCACCCAGCTGGTGCTCATCGGCTCCGGCATCGACGCGCCGGCCCTCCGTGCGGAACTCGACGCGTGCCGCCGTGCCGCGGACGCCCCGCCCGCCGACGAGCACGGCATGTGGGGCGTCCTGCGCTACGTACCGGACCCCGAGGCCGAGGAGCCCGACGTCGAGGACCCCGACGCCGCGAACCCTCACGTCGAGGACCCCGACGCCGCGAACCCTCACGTCGAGGACCTCGAAGGGGAGGAACCGGGCGGCGTGGAGCCGCCGCCCGCCTCCCCGGACGGTGTCTAGGCCGGTCCCGCCACCACGGACACCGTCTTCGGCAAGGACACGCCCGAGCCGTCGCGGCGCGGGTCGATGTCCGGGAGCTGGGCCGGCGAGCCGTTCCGCTGCGCGGCGAGCGCCGGGGTGGCGCCGGCCCAGGCGAAGGCCAGGCAGTCCTCGCCCTTCAGGAACCGCTGGCAGCGCACGCCACCCGTGGCACGGCCCTTGCGCGGGTACTGGTCGAAGGGCGTGAGCTTGGCCGTGGTCTGTACGGAGTCGTCGAGCGTGCCGCGCGAACCGGCGACCGTGAAGACCACCGCCTCCGCGGCCGGGTCCACCGCCGTGAAGGAGATGACCTTCGCGCCCTCGGCGAGCTTGACGCCCGCCACGCCGCCCGCGGGGCGGCCCTGCGGGCGGACCTGTCCGGCCTGGTAGCGCAGCAGTTGCGCGTCGTCCGTGATGAAGACCAGGTCCTCGTCGCCGGTGCGCAACTCGGCGCCGCCCACGATCCGGTCGCCCTCCCTGAGGGAGATGACCTCCAACTCGTCCTTGTGGGACGGGTAGTCGGGCACCACCCGCTTGACGACGCCCTGCTCGGTACCGAGCGCGAGACCGGGCGAGGACTCGTCCAGCGTGGTCAGGCAGATGACCGTCTCGTCGTCCTCCAGCGAGATGAACTCCGCCAGCGGCGCACCGCCGGACAGGTTCGGCGTGGGCATGGGCTCCGGGAGCTGGGGGAGGTCCACGACGTTCACCCGCAGAAGGCGGCCGGCGGACGTCACCACGCCCACCTCGCCGCGGGCCGTGGCCGCCACCGCCGAGACGATCAGGTCGTGCTTGACGCGCTTGGCGCCCGCCTCCGTGACCAGGGGCTCGTCGTTCGCGGTGCGGGCGATCAGCCCCGTCGAGGAGATCAGCACCCTGCACGGGTCGTCCGCCACCTGGAGCGGTACCGCGGCCACCGGGGCCCCGGACGACTCCAGCAGGACCGTACGCCGGTCGGTGCCGAACTTCTTGGACACCGCCGCCAGTTCGGCGGAGACCAGCTTGCGCAGCTCCGCGTCCGAGTCGAGGATCCGGGTCAGTTCCTCGATCTCCGCGTTCAGCCGGTCCTTCTCCGACTCCAGCTCGATGCGGTCGAACTTGGTGAGCCGGCGCAGCGGCGTGTCCAGGATGTACTGCGTCTGGATGTCGCTCAGCGAGAACCGCTCGATCAGGCGCTGCTTGGCCTGCGCGGAGTTCTCGCTGGAGCGGATGAGACGGATGACCTCGTCGATGTCGACCAGGGCGGTGAGGAGCCCCTCGACCAGGTGCAGGCGGTCGCGGCGCTTGCTGCGGCGGAACTCGCTGCGGCGCCGTACGACGTTGAAGCGGTGGTCGAGATAGACCTCCAGCAGCTCCTTGAGGCCCAGGGTGAGGGGCTGGCCGTCCACCAGGGCGACGTTGTTGATGCCGAAGGACTCCTCCATCGGCGTCAGCTTGTAGAGCTGCTCCAGGACCGCCTCGGGCACGAAGCCGTTCTTGATCTCGATGACCAGGCGCAGCCCGTGCTCGCGGTCGGTGAGGTCCTTGACGTCCGCGATGCCCTGGAGCTTCTTGGAGCCCACGAGGTCCTTGATCTTGGCGATGACCTTCTCGGGACCGACCGCGAAGGGCAGCTCGGTGACGACCAGGCCCTTGCGGCGGGCCGTCACGGTCTCCACGGACACCGTCGCGCGGATCTTGAACGTGCCGCGTCCCGTCTCGTAGGCGTCCCGGATGCCGGGCAGGCCGACGATCCGGCCGCCGGTGGGCAGGTCGGGGCCCGGC
This region of Streptomyces ambofaciens ATCC 23877 genomic DNA includes:
- a CDS encoding sucrase ferredoxin, translated to MSTCSTVSRDLDEPVAGTAPVARTWLLLEQPGPWGAKALTASHLDPALGRALEAAAKGTGVRVALIRRPGRHADRGTPDARRVYAAHTVPGNVWLHATTLTDPRRLLDLDLAALGRGDARSFDSALGGGPHRGEPLALVCTNGKRDRCCALLGRPLAAELAASGAGDVWEVTHLGGHRFSPTVLVLPHGYVYGRVRAHTVEEIIGGAREGRIVTAGCRGNSAWERPGQAAELAVRAALGEDTAGALRVVRTEGAAPGWEVTLAHGDGRHWRVTVDHGPSAPPRPESCGASVLGSPARMEVTAVRELSVTAALAG
- a CDS encoding DNA gyrase/topoisomerase IV subunit A, which produces MARRSTKTPPPDDSYEERILDIDVVDEMQGSFLEYAYSVIYSRALPDARDGLKPVHRRIVYQMNEMGLRPERGYVKCARVVGEVMGKLHPHGDASIYDALVRMAQSFSMRVPLVDGHGNFGSLGNDDPPAAMRYTECRMAEATSLMTESIDEDTVDFGPNYDGQEQEPVALPAAFPNLLVNGASGIAVGMATNMPPHNLREVIAAARHLIRYPNADLEALMKHVPGPDLPTGGRIVGLPGIRDAYETGRGTFKIRATVSVETVTARRKGLVVTELPFAVGPEKVIAKIKDLVGSKKLQGIADVKDLTDREHGLRLVIEIKNGFVPEAVLEQLYKLTPMEESFGINNVALVDGQPLTLGLKELLEVYLDHRFNVVRRRSEFRRSKRRDRLHLVEGLLTALVDIDEVIRLIRSSENSAQAKQRLIERFSLSDIQTQYILDTPLRRLTKFDRIELESEKDRLNAEIEELTRILDSDAELRKLVSAELAAVSKKFGTDRRTVLLESSGAPVAAVPLQVADDPCRVLISSTGLIARTANDEPLVTEAGAKRVKHDLIVSAVAATARGEVGVVTSAGRLLRVNVVDLPQLPEPMPTPNLSGGAPLAEFISLEDDETVICLTTLDESSPGLALGTEQGVVKRVVPDYPSHKDELEVISLREGDRIVGGAELRTGDEDLVFITDDAQLLRYQAGQVRPQGRPAGGVAGVKLAEGAKVISFTAVDPAAEAVVFTVAGSRGTLDDSVQTTAKLTPFDQYPRKGRATGGVRCQRFLKGEDCLAFAWAGATPALAAQRNGSPAQLPDIDPRRDGSGVSLPKTVSVVAGPA
- a CDS encoding sensor histidine kinase; the protein is MSSTPPARRLRLGLPRRVFSQVLLMQLAIAAGVAVLATGLFLAPLGDQLDDQAMRRALAIAQTTAQQPRVAEELRTTRPAPDGPVQRETERIRKATKAEYVVVMDRQGVRWSHTDPERIGEVVSTDPGQALAGREVMEIDDGTLGRSARGKVPLRAGDGSVVGAVSVGIAYDSVRARLVHAIPGLFAYAGGALAVGALAAWLISRRVQRQTRDLAFSDIAGLLAEREAMLHGIREGVVALDRGGLVRLLNDEAQRLLGVGAEAVGRSPEEALGPGRTADVLAGRVTGTDLLTVRGQRVLVANRMPTDDGGAVATLRDRTELEQLGRELDSTRGLIDALRAQDHEHANRMHTLLGLLELEMYDDAVEFVGEVVADHRVTAEQITERIQDPLLAALLVGKATVAAERGVALWVSDRTRLPDRLVDPRGLVTVVGNLVDNALDAAAGSPHARVEVELRAQGRAVTLTVRDTGPGVPAEHRESVFTAGWSTKERPAHRQRGIGLSLVRRLAERQGGSATVETAYGGGAEFVVVLPEALTGADPEPALTAPATPAPMSTATATATATEEEAR
- a CDS encoding CobW family GTP-binding protein; amino-acid sequence: MGQRPTPQQIPVVVLAGFLGSGKTTLLNHLLHRSGGSRIGAIVNDFGSIEIDAMAVAGALGDSTVSLGNGCLCCAVDASDLDGYLERLARPGAGIDVIVIEASGLAEPQELVRMLLASEQPGVVYGGLVEVVDAAEFDATRVRHPEIDRHLALADLIVVNKTDRAPDAERVIALVRSLGDRAAVVPATYGRIDPEFLYDCRPGEERVGQLSFDDLHDHSGGGAHAEHLHAAYDTLSFASGVPLDPRRLMTFLDSRPEGLYRIKGYVDFGPYDTRNRYAVHAVGRFLRFHPEPWPAAEARRTQLVLIGSGIDAPALRAELDACRRAADAPPADEHGMWGVLRYVPDPEAEEPDVEDPDAANPHVEDPDAANPHVEDLEGEEPGGVEPPPASPDGV
- a CDS encoding DUF6082 family protein — protein: MATRKNITGRFGSAATGALVATAGLTLAAHRRRLEKARLHERRLELEELAIRRESLAHQQRMHWELLTRAIDDPSLAEVIDTYDKDIPAARRRQFFYANAWYVNLYHVYRAGLLDREELYAALREFFQSPVFREYWEASRHMRASLSETSEEARVGRMADGLVQDLDEADTDEWWVVGTPPTD